A single Rhinolophus ferrumequinum isolate MPI-CBG mRhiFer1 chromosome 12, mRhiFer1_v1.p, whole genome shotgun sequence DNA region contains:
- the PHYHD1 gene encoding phytanoyl-CoA dioxygenase domain-containing protein 1 isoform X5 yields MACLSLSQLQKFQEDGFLVLEGFFSADECVAMQQRIGEIVAKMDVPVHCRTEFSTQEEEQLRAQFSCHKEPPVVSNPGACDSDGSTDYFLSSGDKIRFFFEKGVFDKKGNFLVPPEKSINKIGHALHAHDPVFKRVTHSPKVQALARSLGLQMPMVVQSMYIFKQPRFGGEGRLLPLHGAPGPGVGPVDRSGGRHAGEWLPLVHPWLPYQWSVEKDGPGPCWFSTWHLLPGVRAGPG; encoded by the exons ATGGCCTGCCTGAGCCTCTCGCAGCTCCAGAAG TTCCAGGAGGATGGATTCCTGGTGTTGGAAGGATTCTTTTCTGCAGACGAGTGTGTGGCCATGCAACAGAGGATTGGTGAGATCGTGGCCAAGATGGACGTCCCTGTCCACTGCCGCACGGAATTTTCCACCCAGGAAGAGGAGCAGCTGCGAGCCCAG TTCTCCTGCCACAAAGAGCCTCCTGTGGTCAGCAACCCAGGAGCCTGTGATTCTGAT GGCAGCACAGACTATTTCTTGAGCAGTGGTGACAAGATTCGATTCTTCTTTGAGAAAGGCGTTTTTGACAAGAAAG GAAATTTCCTGGTCCCTCCAGAGAAATCCATCAACAAAATTGGCCACG CTCTGCACGCCCATGACCCTGTCTTCAAGCGTGTCACACACTCCCCCAAGGTGCAG GCCTTGGCCAGAAGTCTGGGCCTCCAGATGCCTATGGTGGTGCAGAGCATGTACATCTTTAAG CAACCTCGCTTTGGCGGTGAAG GACGCCTCCTTCCTCTACACGGAGCCCCTGGGCCGGGTGTTGGGCCTGTGGATCGCAGTGGAGGACGCCACGCTGGAGAATGGCTGCCTCTGGTTCATCCCTGGCTCCCATACCA GTGGAGTGTCGAGAAGGATGGTCCGGGCCCCTGCTGGTTCAGCACCTGGCACCTGCTTCCTGGGGTCAGAGCCGGCCCGGGATAA
- the PHYHD1 gene encoding phytanoyl-CoA dioxygenase domain-containing protein 1 isoform X3 has product MACLSLSQLQKFQEDGFLVLEGFFSADECVAMQQRIGEIVAKMDVPVHCRTEFSTQEEEQLRAQGSTDYFLSSGDKIRFFFEKGVFDKKGNFLVPPEKSINKIGHALHAHDPVFKRVTHSPKVQALARSLGLQMPMVVQSMYIFKQPRFGGEVSPHQDASFLYTEPLGRVLGLWIAVEDATLENGCLWFIPGSHTSGVSRRMVRAPAGSAPGTCFLGSEPARDNSLFVPTPVQRGALVLIHGEVVHRSEQNLSNRSRQAYTFHLMEASGTIWSPENWLQPTAELPFPPLYT; this is encoded by the exons ATGGCCTGCCTGAGCCTCTCGCAGCTCCAGAAG TTCCAGGAGGATGGATTCCTGGTGTTGGAAGGATTCTTTTCTGCAGACGAGTGTGTGGCCATGCAACAGAGGATTGGTGAGATCGTGGCCAAGATGGACGTCCCTGTCCACTGCCGCACGGAATTTTCCACCCAGGAAGAGGAGCAGCTGCGAGCCCAG GGCAGCACAGACTATTTCTTGAGCAGTGGTGACAAGATTCGATTCTTCTTTGAGAAAGGCGTTTTTGACAAGAAAG GAAATTTCCTGGTCCCTCCAGAGAAATCCATCAACAAAATTGGCCACG CTCTGCACGCCCATGACCCTGTCTTCAAGCGTGTCACACACTCCCCCAAGGTGCAG GCCTTGGCCAGAAGTCTGGGCCTCCAGATGCCTATGGTGGTGCAGAGCATGTACATCTTTAAG CAACCTCGCTTTGGCGGTGAAG TCTCCCCTCACCAGGACGCCTCCTTCCTCTACACGGAGCCCCTGGGCCGGGTGTTGGGCCTGTGGATCGCAGTGGAGGACGCCACGCTGGAGAATGGCTGCCTCTGGTTCATCCCTGGCTCCCATACCA GTGGAGTGTCGAGAAGGATGGTCCGGGCCCCTGCTGGTTCAGCACCTGGCACCTGCTTCCTGGGGTCAGAGCCGGCCCGGGATAACAGCCTCTTTGTACCCACACCAGTGCAGAGAG GAGCCCTTGTCCTAATCCATGGAGAAGTGGTGCACAGGAGCGAGCAAAACCTCTCCAACCGTTCACGCCAGGCCTACACTTTCCACCTCATGGAGGCTTCTGGCACCATCTGGAGCCCGGAGAACTG GCTCCAGCCAACAGCCGAGCTGCCCTTTCCCCCCCTGTACACCTAA
- the DOLK gene encoding dolichol kinase, with amino-acid sequence MTRECAPPAPGIGAPLSGSVLAEAAVVFAVVLSIHATVLDRYSWCAVALAVQAFYVQYKWDRLLQQGSAVFQFRMSANSGLLPSSMVMPLLGLVMKERCQAAEHPYFERFGIVVAATGMAVALFSSVLALGITRPVPTNTCVILSLAGGVIIYIMKHSLSVGEVIEVLEVLLIFVYLNMILLYLLPRCFTPGEALLVLSGISFMLNQLIKRSLTVVESQGDPVDFFLLVVVVGMVLMGIFFSILFVFMDSGTWASSIFFHLMTCVLGLGVVVPWLQRLIHRNPLLWLLQFLFQTETRLYLLAYWSLLAAFACLVVLYQNAKRSSSESKKHQAPIIARKYFHFIVVATYIPGIIFDRPLLYVAATVCLAVFVFLEYVRYFRIKPLGHTLRSLLCLFLDERDSGPLILTHIYLLLGMSLPIWLVPRPCTQKDSLGGARALVPYAGVLAVGVGDTVASIFGSTMGEIRWPGTKKTFEGTMTSIFAQIISVALILIFDSGVDLNHSYAWILGSISTVSLLEAYTTQIDNLLLPLYLLILLMA; translated from the coding sequence ATGACCCGAGAGTGTGCTCCCCCGGCCCCGGGGATCGGAGCGCCGCTGAGCGGGTCGGTGCTGGCAGAGGCGGCCGTGGTGTTCGCGGTGGTGCTGAGCATCCACGCGACCGTGTTGGATCGATATTCGTGGTGCGCTGTGGCCCTCGCGGTGCAGGCCTTCTACGTCCAGTACAAATGGGACCGGCTACTACAGCAGGGAAGCGCTGTCTTCCAGTTCCGAATGTCCGCAAACAGTGGCCTCCTGCCCTCCTCGATGGTCATGCCTTTGCTCGGACTGGTCATGAAGGAGCGCTGCCAGGCTGCGGAGCACCCGTACTTCGAGCGCTTTGGAATTGTGGTAGCAGCCACTGGCATGGCAGTGGCCCTGTTCTCATCAGTGTTGGCACTGGGCATCACTCGCCCGGTGCCCACCAACACTTGTGTCATCTTGAGCTTGGCGGGAGGTGTCATCATTTATATCATGAAGCACTCACTGAGCGTGGGTGAGGTGATCGAGGTCCTGGAGGTCCTGCTGATCTTTGTCTACCTCAACATGATCCTGCTGTACCTGCTGCCCCGCTGCTTCACCCCTGGGGAGGCACTGCTGGTGTTGAGCGGCATCAGCTTCATGCTCAACCAGCTCATCAAGCGCTCTCTGACAGTGGTGGAAAGCCAGGGGGACCCCGTGGACTTCTtcctgctggtggtggtggtcggCATGGTGCTCATGGGCATCTTCTTCAGCATCCTCTTTGTCTTCATGGACTCAGGTACCTGGgcctcctccatcttcttccACCTGATGACCTGTGTGCTGGGCCTTGGCGTGGTCGTGCCCTGGCTGCAGCGGCTCATCCACAGGAACCCCCTGCTCTGGCTTCTTCAATTCCTCTTCCAGACGGAAACCCGCCTCTACCTCCTAGCCTACTGGTCCCTACTGGCCGCTTTTGCCTGCCTGGTAGTGCTGTACCAGAATGCCAAGCGATCATCTTCCGAGTCCAAGAAGCACCAGGCCCCCATCATTGCCCGGAAGTATTTCCACTTCATTGTGGTAGCCACCTACATACCAGGTATCATCTTTGACCGGCCTCTGCTCTACGTGGCTGCCACTGTATGTCTGGCAGTCTTCGTCTTCCTGGAGTATGTGCGCTATTTCCGCATTAAGCCTCTGGGCCACACTCTGCGGAGCCTCCTGTGCCTCTTCCTTGATGAACGAGACAGCGGACCACTCATCCTGACACACATCTACCTGCTCCTGGGCATGTCTCTTCCCATTTGGCTAGTCCCCAGACCCTGCACGCAGAAGGATAGCCTGGGTGGGGCGAGGGCCCTAGTCCCCTATGCCGGTGTCCTGGCTGTGGGTGTGGGCGACACGGTGGCCTCCATCTTTGGCAGCACCATGGGGGAGATCCGCTGGCCTGGAACCAAAAAGACTTTCGAGGGGACCATGACATCTATATTTGCCCAGATCATTTCTGTAGCTCTGATCTTAATCTTTGACAGTGGAGTGGACCTAAACCACAGTTATGCTTGGATTTTGGGGTCCATCAGCACGGTGTCCCTCCTAGAAGCATACACTACGCAGATAGACAATCTCCTTTTGCCTCTCTATCTCCTGATATTGCTGATGGCCTAG
- the PHYHD1 gene encoding phytanoyl-CoA dioxygenase domain-containing protein 1 isoform X4, translating into MACLSLSQLQKFQEDGFLVLEGFFSADECVAMQQRIGEIVAKMDVPVHCRTEFSTQEEEQLRAQFSCHKEPPVVSNPGACDSDGSTDYFLSSGDKIRFFFEKGVFDKKGNFLVPPEKSINKIGHALHAHDPVFKRVTHSPKVQALARSLGLQMPMVVQSMYIFKQPRFGGEGGVSRRMVRAPAGSAPGTCFLGSEPARDNSLFVPTPVQRGALVLIHGEVVHRSEQNLSNRSRQAYTFHLMEASGTIWSPENWLQPTAELPFPPLYT; encoded by the exons ATGGCCTGCCTGAGCCTCTCGCAGCTCCAGAAG TTCCAGGAGGATGGATTCCTGGTGTTGGAAGGATTCTTTTCTGCAGACGAGTGTGTGGCCATGCAACAGAGGATTGGTGAGATCGTGGCCAAGATGGACGTCCCTGTCCACTGCCGCACGGAATTTTCCACCCAGGAAGAGGAGCAGCTGCGAGCCCAG TTCTCCTGCCACAAAGAGCCTCCTGTGGTCAGCAACCCAGGAGCCTGTGATTCTGAT GGCAGCACAGACTATTTCTTGAGCAGTGGTGACAAGATTCGATTCTTCTTTGAGAAAGGCGTTTTTGACAAGAAAG GAAATTTCCTGGTCCCTCCAGAGAAATCCATCAACAAAATTGGCCACG CTCTGCACGCCCATGACCCTGTCTTCAAGCGTGTCACACACTCCCCCAAGGTGCAG GCCTTGGCCAGAAGTCTGGGCCTCCAGATGCCTATGGTGGTGCAGAGCATGTACATCTTTAAG CAACCTCGCTTTGGCGGTGAAG GTGGAGTGTCGAGAAGGATGGTCCGGGCCCCTGCTGGTTCAGCACCTGGCACCTGCTTCCTGGGGTCAGAGCCGGCCCGGGATAACAGCCTCTTTGTACCCACACCAGTGCAGAGAG GAGCCCTTGTCCTAATCCATGGAGAAGTGGTGCACAGGAGCGAGCAAAACCTCTCCAACCGTTCACGCCAGGCCTACACTTTCCACCTCATGGAGGCTTCTGGCACCATCTGGAGCCCGGAGAACTG GCTCCAGCCAACAGCCGAGCTGCCCTTTCCCCCCCTGTACACCTAA
- the PHYHD1 gene encoding phytanoyl-CoA dioxygenase domain-containing protein 1 isoform X1: MACLSLSQLQKFQEDGFLVLEGFFSADECVAMQQRIGEIVAKMDVPVHCRTEFSTQEEEQLRAQFSCHKEPPVVSNPGACDSDGSTDYFLSSGDKIRFFFEKGVFDKKGNFLVPPEKSINKIGHALHAHDPVFKRVTHSPKVQALARSLGLQMPMVVQSMYIFKVSRPSSVPPPPRRLPAPLGREGPAWSQPLLLPLTSAWCFVSNLALAVKDASFLYTEPLGRVLGLWIAVEDATLENGCLWFIPGSHTSGVSRRMVRAPAGSAPGTCFLGSEPARDNSLFVPTPVQRGALVLIHGEVVHRSEQNLSNRSRQAYTFHLMEASGTIWSPENWLQPTAELPFPPLYT; this comes from the exons ATGGCCTGCCTGAGCCTCTCGCAGCTCCAGAAG TTCCAGGAGGATGGATTCCTGGTGTTGGAAGGATTCTTTTCTGCAGACGAGTGTGTGGCCATGCAACAGAGGATTGGTGAGATCGTGGCCAAGATGGACGTCCCTGTCCACTGCCGCACGGAATTTTCCACCCAGGAAGAGGAGCAGCTGCGAGCCCAG TTCTCCTGCCACAAAGAGCCTCCTGTGGTCAGCAACCCAGGAGCCTGTGATTCTGAT GGCAGCACAGACTATTTCTTGAGCAGTGGTGACAAGATTCGATTCTTCTTTGAGAAAGGCGTTTTTGACAAGAAAG GAAATTTCCTGGTCCCTCCAGAGAAATCCATCAACAAAATTGGCCACG CTCTGCACGCCCATGACCCTGTCTTCAAGCGTGTCACACACTCCCCCAAGGTGCAG GCCTTGGCCAGAAGTCTGGGCCTCCAGATGCCTATGGTGGTGCAGAGCATGTACATCTTTAAG GTTTCAAGGCCCAGCTCAGTGCCACCTCCACCAAGAAGACTTCCAGCTCCCTTGGGAAGAGAAGGACCGGCCTGGTCCCAGCCTCTTCTGCTGCCCCTCACTTCTGCCTGGTGTTTTGTTAG CAACCTCGCTTTGGCGGTGAAG GACGCCTCCTTCCTCTACACGGAGCCCCTGGGCCGGGTGTTGGGCCTGTGGATCGCAGTGGAGGACGCCACGCTGGAGAATGGCTGCCTCTGGTTCATCCCTGGCTCCCATACCA GTGGAGTGTCGAGAAGGATGGTCCGGGCCCCTGCTGGTTCAGCACCTGGCACCTGCTTCCTGGGGTCAGAGCCGGCCCGGGATAACAGCCTCTTTGTACCCACACCAGTGCAGAGAG GAGCCCTTGTCCTAATCCATGGAGAAGTGGTGCACAGGAGCGAGCAAAACCTCTCCAACCGTTCACGCCAGGCCTACACTTTCCACCTCATGGAGGCTTCTGGCACCATCTGGAGCCCGGAGAACTG GCTCCAGCCAACAGCCGAGCTGCCCTTTCCCCCCCTGTACACCTAA
- the PHYHD1 gene encoding phytanoyl-CoA dioxygenase domain-containing protein 1 isoform X2, with the protein MACLSLSQLQKFQEDGFLVLEGFFSADECVAMQQRIGEIVAKMDVPVHCRTEFSTQEEEQLRAQFSCHKEPPVVSNPGACDSDGSTDYFLSSGDKIRFFFEKGVFDKKGNFLVPPEKSINKIGHALHAHDPVFKRVTHSPKVQALARSLGLQMPMVVQSMYIFKQPRFGGEVSPHQDASFLYTEPLGRVLGLWIAVEDATLENGCLWFIPGSHTSGVSRRMVRAPAGSAPGTCFLGSEPARDNSLFVPTPVQRGALVLIHGEVVHRSEQNLSNRSRQAYTFHLMEASGTIWSPENWLQPTAELPFPPLYT; encoded by the exons ATGGCCTGCCTGAGCCTCTCGCAGCTCCAGAAG TTCCAGGAGGATGGATTCCTGGTGTTGGAAGGATTCTTTTCTGCAGACGAGTGTGTGGCCATGCAACAGAGGATTGGTGAGATCGTGGCCAAGATGGACGTCCCTGTCCACTGCCGCACGGAATTTTCCACCCAGGAAGAGGAGCAGCTGCGAGCCCAG TTCTCCTGCCACAAAGAGCCTCCTGTGGTCAGCAACCCAGGAGCCTGTGATTCTGAT GGCAGCACAGACTATTTCTTGAGCAGTGGTGACAAGATTCGATTCTTCTTTGAGAAAGGCGTTTTTGACAAGAAAG GAAATTTCCTGGTCCCTCCAGAGAAATCCATCAACAAAATTGGCCACG CTCTGCACGCCCATGACCCTGTCTTCAAGCGTGTCACACACTCCCCCAAGGTGCAG GCCTTGGCCAGAAGTCTGGGCCTCCAGATGCCTATGGTGGTGCAGAGCATGTACATCTTTAAG CAACCTCGCTTTGGCGGTGAAG TCTCCCCTCACCAGGACGCCTCCTTCCTCTACACGGAGCCCCTGGGCCGGGTGTTGGGCCTGTGGATCGCAGTGGAGGACGCCACGCTGGAGAATGGCTGCCTCTGGTTCATCCCTGGCTCCCATACCA GTGGAGTGTCGAGAAGGATGGTCCGGGCCCCTGCTGGTTCAGCACCTGGCACCTGCTTCCTGGGGTCAGAGCCGGCCCGGGATAACAGCCTCTTTGTACCCACACCAGTGCAGAGAG GAGCCCTTGTCCTAATCCATGGAGAAGTGGTGCACAGGAGCGAGCAAAACCTCTCCAACCGTTCACGCCAGGCCTACACTTTCCACCTCATGGAGGCTTCTGGCACCATCTGGAGCCCGGAGAACTG GCTCCAGCCAACAGCCGAGCTGCCCTTTCCCCCCCTGTACACCTAA